CACTTCAATCTCGGCACCGCATTCCGGGCGATTGGGCGACTGGCCGATTCCGCGGCGAGTTTCGAACGGACATTGGAGCTTCAGGCCGATCACATCGGGGCGCTTGTCAACCTGGGAAATGTACTGCGCGACGAAGGGATTCTCGATCGTGCGATGGCCTGTTATCACCGTGCGCTGGAATGGAATCCCAACCATGTCGAGGCCCTCAACAACCTGGGGATGACACTAGCGGCTGACCAGCAACTCGACGAAGCCGAGGCAGTTTTGCAATCGGCGCGCGTGTTGGCGCCCGAGCTGGCAGAAATACACAGCAATTTAGGCTATGTATTCACGGCCCTGGGCAGGCTCACCGACGCGGACCGGGCCTATCGCCAAGCGCTTGCGCTGAAGTCCGATTTTGCCGCGGCGCACAGCAACCTTGTCTATTTGCAGTATTTCCGGCCCGGTCTCGATTC
The sequence above is a segment of the Pirellulales bacterium genome. Coding sequences within it:
- a CDS encoding tetratricopeptide repeat protein, with amino-acid sequence MRPADAAVLNNLGNVHKDRGRPGDAEKCYRQALDLDSRMVGALCNLGVLYQQQGELERAIEFYERLLHLAPGYVPGHFNLGTAFRAIGRLADSAASFERTLELQADHIGALVNLGNVLRDEGILDRAMACYHRALEWNPNHVEALNNLGMTLAADQQLDEAEAVLQSARVLAPELAEIHSNLGYVFTALGRLTDADRAYRQALALKSDFAAAHSNLVYLQYFRPGLDSAAILEEHLRFERAHALPLAREIRPHRNDPLPDRRLRLGYISPHFREHCQSLFTMPLFRS